The region TAAACCAATCTCTCTATATTCTGCAAATTGATCAGGAGTAATAAACTGTTGTACAGGCAAGTGTTTTTTACTTGGTTGTAAATATTGTCCTATAGTAACAACATCTACATCATTGGCTTTTAAATCGTGAAGGGTTTCAATTACTTCTTCTCGCTTTTCACCAAGACCCAACATAATACCAGATTTAGTACGACGTTGTCCTTGAGATTTTAAATATTTTAAAACACCTAAACTACGGTCGTATTTTGCTTGTATACGTACATCTCGAGTAAGGCGTCTAACTGTTTCAATATTGTGAGAAACAACTTCTGGAGCAACATCAATAATGCGGTCTATATGTTGTTCTACACCTTGAAAATCAGGGATAAGAGTTTCTAAAGTTGTTTCAGGATTCATGCGTCTCACAGCTTTTACTGTTTCAGCCCACATTATGCTTCCCATATCTTTTAAATCGTCTCGATCTACACTTGTAAGTACAGCGTGTTTAATTTTCATTAATTTTATAGATCGAGCTACTTTTTCTGGTTCATCCCAATCTACAGTTTCAGGTCTACCGGTTTTTACACCACAAAATCCGCAAGAACGTGTACACACATTTCCTAAAATCATAAATGTAGCTGTACCTTCTCCCCAACATTCTCCCATATTTGGGCAACTACCAGAGGTGCAAATGGTGTTTAAACTGTATTTATCTACAAGACTTCTAAGCTCTGTATATTTTTTTCCTGTTGGTAATTTAACACGTAACCATTTTGGTTTTGGTTGACGAGCAGGTAGAATGTTTGAATCAGTTTCTGTATTCATGGATTTTCTCTTTTCGATAGGCAAAGATACAAAGTAAAAAATTAAAAATGTGATATAAGCAATAAGGATGATAGATCTAGAATTCTAAAATAGATTAGATCTCTAAATAAGTAGGTGCGTCACTTAATATTTACAACCTTATTGATTTTGAATAATTTCGGCAAGTAACTTTTTTGCACGGAGTAATTTTACTTTTACACTATTTACAGGCTCATTAAGTTCTATTGAAATTTCTTTGTAGGATAACTCTTGAAAATAACGTAAATTAATGACTTCTTGATAGTGTGGTTTTAGTTTTTTTATGTCTCTTAATAGCTTTGCTAAATTTTGATCTGTAATAATTTTGTCTTCTGCCGATGGTGTTTCGTCT is a window of Formosa sediminum DNA encoding:
- the lipA gene encoding lipoyl synthase is translated as MNTETDSNILPARQPKPKWLRVKLPTGKKYTELRSLVDKYSLNTICTSGSCPNMGECWGEGTATFMILGNVCTRSCGFCGVKTGRPETVDWDEPEKVARSIKLMKIKHAVLTSVDRDDLKDMGSIMWAETVKAVRRMNPETTLETLIPDFQGVEQHIDRIIDVAPEVVSHNIETVRRLTRDVRIQAKYDRSLGVLKYLKSQGQRRTKSGIMLGLGEKREEVIETLHDLKANDVDVVTIGQYLQPSKKHLPVQQFITPDQFAEYREIGLDLGFRHVESSSLVRSSYKAQKHIN